A window of the Cryptococcus neoformans var. neoformans B-3501A chromosome 9, whole genome shotgun sequence genome harbors these coding sequences:
- a CDS encoding hypothetical protein (HMMPfam hit to Grp1_Fun34_YaaH, GPR1/FUN34/yaaH family, score: 161.2, E(): 2.1e-45) — MNEEVFTAVPDADIGLSSQQQNLLPGLAYLTKFGSPVHPTFSHESQLSATKVGIQDGMHQGGDDISRSITPGGNPIDTSQPGFPVFHRKFGTPAPVGLIPFVGGAFLLNLYTVQARGVTKPNMILGIALGFGGLGQIIAGILEWACGNTFGAVTFSSYGAFWLSLSTLYIPQFGVAAAYAENPAMLENALGLYLCVWGIVTVLFLIASHRSSVVLICIFGALSLNFFILSAGYLSESPKCIKTGGAIGIITAIFGAYTSLAELVTADTGFFRVPIGNLTPKDH, encoded by the exons ATGAATGAAGAGGTCTTCACCGCAGTCCCAGACGCCGACATCGGTTTATCCTCCCAACAACAGAATTTACTACCTGGCTTAGCTTACCTCACCAAGTTCGGGTCTCCTGTCCATCCCACCTTCTCTCACGAAAGCCAGTTGAGCGCAACTAAGGTCGGTATTCAAGATGGGATGCACCAAGGCGGCGACGATATCTCGCGGTCCATCACACCTGGAGGTAATCCAATTGATACCTCGCAACCTGGGTTCCCAGTATTTCACCGGAAGTTTGGAACCCCTGCACCTGTAGGCCTTATTCC GTTTGTAGGTGGAGCATTTCTTTTAAACTTGTACACCGTCCAAGCTCGAGGTGTCACCAAACCGAATATGATTCTTGGTATCGCTCTCGGATTTGGCGGGCTAGGACAGATTATTGCAGGGATCCTGGAATGGGCATGCGGGAATACGTTTGGC GCCGTAACGTTCAGCTCGTACGGCGCATTCTGGCTTTCCTTATCAA CTTTGTATATCCCCCAATTTGGTGTGGCCGCGGCCTACGCTGAAAATCCAGCGATGCTCGAAAACGCCTTGGGCCTCTACCTCTGCGTTTGGGGCATAGTCACcgtccttttcctcatcgCTAGTCACAGGTCGTCGGTGGTATTGATTTGTATTTTTGGGGCATTGAGTCTCAACTTTTTTATCTT GTCAGCTGGATATCTTTCAGAGAGCCCGAAATGTATCAAAACTGGCGGTGCTATCGGTATC ATCACGGCCATCTTCGGAGCTTATACAAGCCTGGCGGAACTCGTGACGGCCGATACCGGTTTTTTCCGAGTTCCAATTGGGAATTTGACGCCTAAAGATCATTAA